One window of the Triticum dicoccoides isolate Atlit2015 ecotype Zavitan chromosome 3B, WEW_v2.0, whole genome shotgun sequence genome contains the following:
- the LOC119277246 gene encoding pentatricopeptide repeat-containing protein At1g69290-like: protein MRALLCVCFRRLLYLPISARPFSSSSSSSGGTHEIPTVYSFLQPNIFAPRPRPQPPPPQPHPSPDPAPKALPVADAVALEESLLAATAEDRSDDAWLAFKSLAAASLSPSPPAAAALISHLVADNHRLGLKRAFVAAVFLLEKSPHASPLPEAALEALFSSLAASGSAAPALALARALLGCGRRLPAFSAWGLPLIELTRADTGSFAAFLKVFEEACKLMAEEKSPSVVAVMRPDLAACNAVLDGCCRRLGSVTDAEKALEIMSAVGVSPDVESFGHLAFLYAWRAVPSRVDELDKLLEALGFSKKGFFKNLVSGYLKSCSFESVSSIILRVLEERRVGDGNPFDDDCYTEVAQCFVDNGWIRELAQLIFQAQEIESTHKLLAVDDSVGFGIVNACVGLGLLNKAHNILDEMTAQGASVGLGIYTPILKAYCKEQKTAEAAQLVAEISAAGLQLDAGSYDALIDASMTAHDFQSAFALFKDMREARLPDLRTSYLTIMTGLTENNRPELMASFLDAVVDDPRIEIATHDWNSIIHAFCKVGRLEDARRTYRRMLFLLYEPNNQTYLSLINGYLSAEKYFNVLILWTEVRRKGADFNHELIDAFLHALVKGGFFDMAMQVIEKAQELKIFVDKWRHKQAFMETHKKLKVAKLRKRNFRKMEALIAFKNWAGLNS, encoded by the coding sequence ATGCGCGCCCTCCTCTGCGTCTGCTTCCGGCGCCTGCTCTATCTGCCCATAAGCGCGAggcccttctcctcctcctcttcctcctccggcgGAACCCACGAGATCCCCACCGTCTACTCCTTCCTCCAGCCTAACATCTTCGCGCCGCGCCCCAGGCCCCAACCCCCGCCGCCACAACCACATCCCTCACCGGACCCCGCGCCCAAAGCCCTGCCCGTCGCGGACGCCGTCGCGCTCGAGGAAAGCCTGCTCGCCGCCACCGCCGAGGACCGCTCGGATGACGCGTGGCTCGCGTTCAAGTCCCTGGCGGCGGCCTCCCTCTCGCCGTCGCCTCCCGCCGCGGCGGCCCTCATATCCCACCTCGTCGCGGACAACCACCGCCTCGGCCTCAAGCGCGCCTTTGTCGCCGCCGTCTTCCTGCTGGAGAAGAGCCCCCATGCCTCCCCCCTCCCGGAGGCCGCGCTCGAGGCCCTCTTCTCCTCCCTCGCCGCGTCGGGCTCCGCGGCCCCGGCGCTGGCCCTCGCGCGTGCTCTCCTCGGCTGCGGGCGCCGCCTGCCGGCTTTCTCCGCCTGGGGCCTTCCGCTGATAGAGCTCACCCGCGCTGACACGGGCTCCTTTGCGGCCTTCTTGAAGGTGTTTGAAGAAGCCTGCAAGCTCATGGCGGAGGAGAAGTCTCCGTCTGTGGTAGCGGTCATGCGGCCCGATCTCGCTGCCTGCAATGCTGTTCTTGATGGATGCTGCCGCAGGCTCGGCTCagtcacagatgctgagaaggcctTGGAGATTATGTCAGCTGTTGGGGTGTCGCCAGACGTGGAGAGCTTTGGACATCTTGCCTTCTTGTATGCGTGGAGGGCTGTTCCAAGCCGGGTCGATGAACTCGATAAGTTGCTGGAAGCTCTGGGCTTCAGCAAGAAAGGGTTTTTCAAGAATTTAGTGAGTGGGTATTTGAAGTCTTGCAGCTTTGAGTCTGTTTCGTCGATCATACTTCGTGTGCTGGAGGAGAGAAGAGTTGGGGATGGCAATCCATTTGATGATGACTGCTATACTGAGGTTGCACAATGCTTTGTTGATAATGGGTGGATCAGGGAATTGGCTCAGTTGATCTTCCAAGCACAAGAGATTGAGTCGACACATAAATTGCTGGCAGTTGATGATTCTGTTGGGTTTGGGATTGTCAATGCTTGTGTCGGACTTGGTCTATTGAACAAGGCTCATAACATACTTGATGAAATGACTGCCCAAGGAGCCTCTGTGGGGCTAGGTATATACACCCCAATCTTGAAAGCATATTGCAAGGAGCAGAAGACTGCAGAGGCTGCACAGCTTGTGGCGGAGATTAGCGCAGCAGGACTACAGCTTGATGCCGGCAGTTATGATGCTCTTATTGATGCTTCTATGACAGCCCATGATTTCCAGTCTGCGTTTGCACTTTTCAAAGATATGAGGGAGGCGAGGCTACCAGATCTTAGGACAAGTTATCTTACTATAATGACAGGCTTGACGGAGAACAACCGGCCTGAGCTCATGGCTTCATTCTTGGACGCCGTGGTTGATGACCCGAGAATAGAGATTGCTACACATGATTGGAACTCTATAATACATGCCTTTTGCAAGGTTGGGAGGTTAGAGGATGCTCGAAGAACATACCGAAGGATGCTATTCCTGTTATATGAACCAAACAATCAGACATACCTCTCACTTATCAATGGGTATCTCTCAGCAGAGAAGTACTTTAATGTGCTCATACTATGGACAGAAGTGAGGAGGAAGGGGGCTGATTTTAACCACGAGTTGATTGATGCCTTTCTGCATGCTTTGGTCAAGGGTGGATTTTTTGATATGGCAATGCAGGTGATTGAGAAGGCACAAGAGTTGAAAATATTTGTAGATAAGTGGAGGCACAAACAAGCCTTCATGGAAACCCACAAGAAGCTAAAAGTGGCGAAGCTGAGAAAGCGCAACTTTAGGAAAATGGAAGCTCTGATCGCGTTCAAGAACTGGGCGGGTCTTAACTCATAA